In the genome of Podospora pseudocomata strain CBS 415.72m chromosome 2 map unlocalized CBS415.72m_2.2, whole genome shotgun sequence, one region contains:
- a CDS encoding uncharacterized protein (EggNog:ENOG503PHIW) — translation MPPNNNPHPGSGSASQSLPPSSLNPLTSATGIVVMVLITTISLGLTIALLLLYLRKRKRSAQRRLAARLSGMPEIRAGDSTETERSHITTHAHQEGSRLQKWGSKEAFEVVEIGAPSLASMAIEGGRQKRARSLPALWGGERGRGMLRRLTEEEEERGLRKGREGGKKLSRSRSCAWPSEMKRLGEGDENKAEGGLVNETTAAAGVELPKRSFFRGGSLRERGERGSWPVRELTGGLSRVHHTVHGYPSGGVSAWGRQQEEKEREIGLGSDKIRGYGCLRLGPGFADGAGRVLPEPPRAVVTGGQGGIVRSHTVGAMVGSCGQQQQQQQPQVQPSVAPPPPPHRSLPQTPPRAVARRRSRAQSTDSTLSEILKSTEKRLRAGSATGGVGRGRHMRMGSLNARTMSMAGTSQECLLAKKGMGHKRQDSEVSAVSESDSLADEESPIENPAGLTSPSRSGLVRKPAQEQPQQAERQVEMVIQSPRSSISSALSTVFSEDEMPDEVKKAIMPLDGFVVAPQPAASVQAPAMNDPFITAPVPLPLSINRYSPSTTSVGLRQQPKTQGLFRESLERSTIQRRMTLASPTQDLILAPGPSVAPGSTLIQQQDDNIPRIPAGPLFLRLTKTSTLSTIPILPPPAAPGPVFSQYQQRRKTLSPTKTVSFADDLPQIHNVPRHSPTRPSKKPGIKMSPSQHQLQLSLSRHGNRDSACSTFSVGNAPASVLKRSAEVNNASFFANSLLFPDPLNLRSAATSPPPTTAAGSEGEGESEDEDDIPLADTVASLRRMNSQMSTSSVTSLHNENPKRFSGTLQNVQKRKSIGARNYLSLGGNVDTARRRKRSQSVTNGGGGGGLHNRSNSQPALPQHRRQGSRGKGGGAMNASLSQTSLGSPRVSREVIPLAYPVEKRQEGWEWGGSVGAGNVSPPHKRRKPGSVHERRQSLLRMSVLETVTDSSPGVVGGGGGGCGNKENDGEGGPFKLPVREEFTFHSGYAGIGGGVSLGQFGTPSRGGRGTGTGRNSVESLGLYDRQGFLITTPVRGGAGGGGNNNGGSPLRGLMVQQDRLQSSPSRLRV, via the coding sequence atgccaccaaacaacaacccccaccccggctccggctcagcctcccaatccctccccccttcctcccttaACCCCCTAACCTCGGCCACCGGAATAGTAGTCATGGTCCTCAtaaccaccatctccctcggcctcacaatcgccctcctcctcctctacctCCGCAAGCGCAAACGCTCCGCCCAGCGCAGACTCGCCGCCCGCTTAAGCGGCATGCCTGAGATCCGCGCTGGTGACTCCACAGAAACTGAACGGtcacacatcaccacccatgCCCACCAAGAGGGTAGCAGACTCCAAAAATGGGGAAGCAAGGAAGCGttcgaggttgttgagattggTGCGCCGAGTCTAGCGAGTATGGCTATTGAGGGGGGGAGGCAGAAAAGGGCTAGGTCGCTTCCTGCtttgtgggggggggagagggggagggggatgttgaggcggttgacggaggaggaggaggagagggggttgagaaaggggagagagggggggaagaaacTTTCGAGGAGCCGGTCGTGTGCTTGGCCTAGTgagatgaagaggttgggcgagggtgacgagaacaaggcggagggggggttggtgaacgAAACTACTGCTGCCGCGGGGGTTGAGCTGCCTAAACGGAGTTTCTTCCGGGGCGGGTCGTTGAGGgaaagaggggagagggggtcttggccggtgagggagttgaccGGGGGGTTGTCGAGGGTTCATCACACCGTTCATGGGTATCCTTCCGGCGGTGTGTCTGCGTGGGGacggcagcaggaggagaaggagagggagatcgGGCTTGGGAGTGATAAGATCAGGGGGTATGGGTGTTTGAGGTTGGGGCCTGGGTTTGCTGatggggcggggagggtgttgccTGAGCCGCCTAGGGCTGTTGTCACGGGGGGACAGGGGGGAATTGTGAGGAGTCATACTGTTGGGGCTATGGTTGGGAGTTgtggacagcagcagcagcaacaacaacctcaagtGCAGCCGAGCgttgctccccctcctccaccgcatcGGTCGCTGCCTCAGACACCGCCGAGGGCTGTCGCGAGGAGGCGGTCGAGGGCGCAGAGTACCGATTCGACATTGTCGGAGATTTTAAAGTCGACGGAGAAGAGGCTGAGGGCCGGGAGTGCgactggtggtgttggtcggGGAAGGCATATGAGGATGGGGTCCTTGAATGCTCGAACCATGTCGATGGCGGGGACGAGTCAAGAGTGCTTGCTGGcgaagaaggggatgggTCACAAACGACAGGACTCTGAGGTGTCGGCCGTGTCTGAGTCTGATAGCTtggctgatgaggagagcCCGATTGAGAACCCGGCTGGACTGACGTCGCCCAGTCGCAGTGGGCTGGTTCGAAAGCCAGCGCAGGAGCAGCCCCAACAGGCAGAAAGGcaggtggagatggtgatcCAATCGCCGAGaagctccatctcctccgcgCTGTCGACAGTCTTCAGTGAGGACGAGATGCCAGACGAGGTCAAAAAGGCAATCATGCCGTTGGATGGCTTTGTCGTTGCACCCCAGCCCGCCGCCAGTGTCCAAGCGCCTGCCATGAACGACCCTTTCATCACGGCGCCAGTTCCTTTGCCGCTGTCCATCAACAGATAttcccccagcaccacctcggTTGGGTTGAGACAACAGCCCAAAACCCAAGGTCTGTTCCGAGAAAGCCTCGAACGGTCCACCATACAGCGCCGAATGACACTCGCAAGCCCAACCCAAgatctcatcctcgccccCGGGCCCAGTGTAGCCCCTGGCTCAACACTcattcaacaacaagatgATAACATCCCACGAATCCCAGCCGGtcctctcttcctccgcctcacAAAAACTAGCACCCTCAGCAcaatccccatcctcccaccccccgccgCCCCCGGCCCGGTCTTCAGCCAATACCAACAACGCCGCAagaccctctcccccaccaaaaccgTCTCCTTCGCCGACGATCTCCCCCAAATCCACAACGTCCCCCGCCACTCCCCCACCCGCCCATCCAAAAAGCCCGGCATCAAAATgtctccctcccaacaccaactccaactctccctctcccgccacGGCAACAGAGACTCGGCTTGCTCAACCTTTTCGGTGGGCAACGCCCCGGCGAGCGTGCTCAAAAGATCGGCAGAGGTGAACAACGCCAGCTTTTTTGCCAACTCACTGTTGTTTCCTGACCCGCTCAACCTCAGGTCAGCAGCGacttccccaccaccaaccacagccGCCGGctctgagggggagggggagtcagaagatgaggacgacATCCCCCTGGCGGATACTGTCGCCtcgctgaggaggatgaactCGCAGATGTCGACTTCGAGTGTGACCTCGCTGCATAATGAGAACCCGAAGCGGTTTTCGGGGACTTTGCAGAATGTTCAAAAGAGGAAGTCGATTGGGGCGAGGAATTATCTTTCGCTTGGGGGGAATGTTGACACTGcgaggcggaggaagaggagtcAGTCGGTGACCAatgggggcgggggcggtggtttgCATAATAGATCTAACTCCCAGCCTGCCTTGCCGCAGCATAGGAGACAGGGGAGTCgagggaagggaggtggGGCGATGAACGCCTCACTCAGTCAGACCAGTTTGGGGAGTCCGAGGGTGAGTAGGGAGGTTATTCCGCTGGCGTATCCGGTCGAGAAGCGgcaggaggggtgggagtggggTGGGAGTGTAGGGGCGGGGAATGTGTCGCCGCCGCAtaagaggaggaagccggGGAGTGTGCATGAGCGGAGGCAGAGTTTGTTGAGGATGAGTGTGTTGGAGACAGTGACGGATTCGTCgcctggggtggtgggtggtggtggtggtggttgtggtaacAAGGAgaatgatggggagggaggaccGTTCAAGTTGCCagtgagggaggagtttaCTTTTCATAGTGGGTATGCTGGGATAGGGGGGGGTGTGAGTTTGGGGCAGTTTGGGACGCCGAGtagggggggaagggggacggggacggggaggaataGTGTGGAGAGTTTGGGGTTGTATGATAGGCAGGGATTTTTGATTACTACGCCTGtgaggggtggtgctggtggtggtgggaataATAATGGCGGGTCGccgttgagggggttgatggtgcaGCAGGATCGGTTGCAGAGTAGTCcttcgaggttgagggtttga
- the SWA2 gene encoding auxilin-like clathrin-binding protein required for normal clathrin function (COG:S; EggNog:ENOG503NZS2): protein MDDLVDLTWTAPDAGKKPAQQPTPISNPATSNLYPSLRPTPSPFNSGRNTPLSVQESGNAGARPPAAKPAQDSFSNLLNFGPAKSNANLSLKERQEQLEAEKRRKEEERRKQAQSSFGDGHFLDSLGRNLSGSQSSFRTPSPGLAPPPQIGTPTVQSGLRKGTNISEGDEDLFAAFNASTKVDNSSHYPPPASHTPSPAPGLDLSNPSAWGKPAAVAPTSGGFGDDDDDDPFGLNQLKPKSSTPAPPPPAGDDFDILGDLGKPVDQIKKKPTPAPTFSREPEPGKAIEDSSSDSEDDRPPPPPQPSRPSRPSDDPFDRAVAQLVDYGFTPENARRGLTESGAGLNVQAAVNWLLDDAHRQAKEQAKSKGQSGSREQPSRGGGERASSQSRNGGPAWAREEHALRSRDNQSPASMVDGDFAKTAAAVGTSLFKTANSLWKTGQKKVQKAVAELQQDGDPNQPKWMRSAQDHSGGSTRREPPDVTNEAVMLEGGGPPPRKTGRSGVDSRPSSNAPSRDRSPALPVRPGSGAEGTKWQQGSRPVLDPRARLGRLAAEDEGAQAYVSPARRKKTTPQPQPAPAQPEEDLLFGASSAPKPRPTAPSRSPQPSPAPRPAAARSSPMPKPAPARPPRQIPPVSAIALQSSTQHRLQGTAHFKRGDYASAHASYASSLAAIPKEHPLAILLLCNRSLTALKTGEPRQAVEDADNAVKLIGPGKGEGEHVEVQSETGTTEKRDMRELYGKALTRKAEALEQMEKWADALAVWQTCVEAGLGGATAAAGRQRCQKALAPKPAPRPASAPARPRPAAATGHKSAEAVRRLREANQAAEKEGDEKFQLADKVDARIAAWRDGKRDNLRALLTSLDGVLWEGSGWKKVGLHELVMANKVKVVYMKAIAKTHPDKIAQDATTEVRMIAGTVFSTLNEAWDKFKAENKL, encoded by the exons ATGGATGATCTCGTTGACCTGACATGGACAGCTCCCGATGCCGGGAAGAAGCCCGCGCAACAACCGACGCCGATCTCGAACCCCGCGACCTCCAACCTCTACCCTTCGCTGCGCCCGACTCCTTCGCCCTTCAACTCGGGGCGCAACACGCCGCTGTCGGTCCAGGAGTCCGGAAATGCTGGCGCCAGACCTCCCGCCGCCAAGCCCGCGCAGGACAGcttcagcaacctcctcaactttGGCCCTGCCAAGAGTAACGCGAACCTGAGCTTGAAGGAACGGCAGGAACAGTTGGAGGCAGAGAAGCGcagaaaggaggaggagagaaggaaacAAGCCCAGTCGAGCTTTGGGGATGGACATTTCTTGGACTCGCTGGGACGGAACCTCTCTGGATCCCAGAGCTCTTTCAGGACACCTTCACCAGGGCTAGCTCCACCGCCGCAAATAGGGACACCGACCGTACAATCTGGATTACGAAAGGGAACAAACATATcagagggagatgaggattTGTTTGCAGCATTCAATGCCAGCACCAAGGTCGATAACTCGAGCCACTACCCACCACCCGCTTCCCATACCCCTTCGCCCGCGCCAGGCTTGGACTTGAGCAATCCAAGTGCGTGGGGTAAGCCAGCAGCTGTGGCTCCCACTTCTGGAGGATttggtgacgacgacgacgacgacccgtTTGGGCTGAACCAGCTCAAGCCCAAATCAAGCACCCCAGCGCCCCCACCTCCTGCCGGTGATGACTTTGACATTCTGGGGGATCTGGGTAAGCCAGTGGATCAGatcaaaaagaagccaaCTCCAGCTCCGACATTCTCGCGAGAGCCCGAACCCGGAaaggccattgaagattcATCTTCGGATTCTGAGGATGaccgaccaccaccgccgccacaaccctcgagacCATCCAGGCCATCAGATGATCCTTTTGACAGAGCGGTTGCTCAGCTGGTGGACTACGGATTTACCCCTGAAAATGCCAGAAGGGGGCTTACTGAAAGTGGGGCTGGGCTCAACGTTCAAGCAGCGGTAAACTGGCTTCTGGACGATGCCCACCGCCAGGCCAAGGAGCAGGCCAAGTCAAAGGGACAAAGCGGCTCGCGAGAACAGCCCTCCAGAGGCGGTGGCGAGCGCGCTTCTAGTCAATCACGGAATGGTGGTCCTGCTTGGGCAAGAGAGGAGCACGCCTTAAGAAGTAGAGACAACCAATCTCCCGCTTCCATGGTGGACGGTGACTTTGCGaaaactgctgctgccgtaGGTACCAGTCTTTTCAAGACGGCCAACAGCCTTTGGAAAACAGGCCAGAAAAAGGTACAGAAAGCCGTCGCCGAACTTCAGCAAGATGGTGACCCGAATCAACCGAAATGGATGCGGTCTGCCCAGGATCATTCGGGAGGGAGCACCAGGAGGGAGCCGCCCGACGTCACGAATGAAGCCGTGATGTTGGAAGGTGGCGGGCCGCCCCCGAGGAAAACAGGAAGATCCGGTGTCGACAGTCGACCATCCAGCAACGCGCCATCGCGTGACAGATCTCCAGCCCTCCCGGTCCGGCCTGGATCGGGTGCCGAAGGAACAAAGTGGCAGCAAGGCTCCCGGCCAGTTCTCGATCCACGTGCCAGACTTGGCAGGCTTGcggccgaggacgagggtgcTCAAGCCTATGTCAGTCCAGCAcgcaggaagaagacgacaccacagccacagccagcACCGGCGCAGCCGGAAGAAGACCTGCTGTTTGGTGCCTCCTCAGCACCAAAGCCGCGACCCACAGCTCCATCTCGATCACCTCAACCGTCACCCGCCCCtcgtccagcagcagcccgtTCATCACCAATGCCCAAGCCAGCCCCTGCTCGCCCGCCACGTCAGATCCCTCCAGTATCAGCAATCGCCCTCCAGTCCTCCACCCAACACCGTCTCCAAGGCACCGCCCACTTCAAGCGCGGCGATTACGCATCCGCCCACGCTTCATACGCCTCCTCTCTCGCCGCCATTCCAAAAGAAcaccccctcgccatcctcctgcTCTGCAACCGCTCCCTCACGGCCCTCAAAACAGGCGAACCCCGCCAGGCGGTCGAGGACGCCGACAACGCCGTCAAGCTCATTGGCCCGGGcaagggcgagggcgagcaCGTCGAGGTCCAAAGCGAAACCGGCACCACCGAAAAAAGAGACATGCGCGAGCTGTACGGCAAGGCCCTCACCCGCAAAGCGGAAGCTCTCGAGCAGATGGAGAAGTGGGCTGACGCCCTCGCCGTCTGGCAGACGTGTGTTGAGgctggtcttggtggtgccACCGCCGCGGCGGGGAGGCAACGCTGCCAGAAGGCGCTTGCGCCGAAACCCGCTCCGAGACCGGCTTCTGCCCCAGCTCGTCCGAGACCAGCGGCTGCTACCGGTCATAAAAGCGCCGAGGCGGTGAGGAGATTGCGGGAGGCGAATCAAGCTGctgagaaggaaggggatgagaAGTTCCAGCTGGCTGATAAAGTCGATGCGAGGATCGCGGCGTGGAGGGATGGCAAGAGGGATAACTTGCGGGCGTTGCTCACGAGCTTGGATGGTGTGCtgtgggaggggagcgggTGGAAGAAGGTTGGGTTGCAtgagctggtgatggcgaacaaggtcaaggttgtTTACATGAAGGCTATTGCTAAGACGCATCCTGATAAG ATTGCGCAAGACGCGACGACGGAGGTTAGGATGATTGCCGGGACGGTGTTTAGCACGCTGAATGAGGCGTGGGATAAGTTCAAGGCGGAGAATAAGCTGTAG
- a CDS encoding uncharacterized protein (EggNog:ENOG503P6UA) → MSRKADFKSTETQQRLLAALIASQVQNMSIDYKKIGAMVGMTASAAEHRFRGVNAQAKGLRLAYELHEEGRGPPPSEYDFTKITSNVWGRGGPRAEDLQKYFGASTEQGLQYHFRAIKQQANVLKEAVESGQDPADAFEEYLQNGGHSVRKGVSVKGGTTKAAKAATGARASPAKPAPTRKRAAAAPAPKTPHKSPTKKQKVKGEPDVTSLDDEPELVFPLDDSPALPKVLDSSEVVTSSSDVDSPEVNYDTLDEEAPKPKANSPWKKMAGQIGGPGQWSNLMTGERAKLKSKNDQVMAQHAANGNVIDLDCSSSPDNALPGLHDSASSTPTRPQYIKKQGGAQPPSTPGFKFDNIDINDGGDEDDEMEDDDEDDGAI, encoded by the exons ATGTCGCGCAAGGCCGATTTCAAGAGTACCGAAACCCAACAGCGCTTGCTCGCTGCTCTCATTGCGAGTCAAGTCCAGAACATGTCTATTGATTACAAGA AGATTGGTGCCATGGTGGGCATGACCGCCTCGGCGGCCGAGCACCGCTTCCGTGGTGTCAACGCTCAGGCGAAGGGTCTTCGTCTTGCTTATGAGCTTCATGAAGAGGGCCGGggccctcctccctcggaGTATGATTTCACCAAGATCACCTCCAACGTGTGGGGTAGAGGAGGTCCTCGGGCTGAAG ATCTCCAGAAGTACTTTGGTGCTTCCACGGAGCAAGGTCTTCAGTACCACTTCAGAGCGATCAAGCAGCAGGCGAACGTGCTTAAGGAGGCCGTTGAGAGTGGACAAGACCCTGCCGACGCGTTTGAAGAGTATCTCCAGAACGGCGGCCACAGCGTTCGAAAGGGCGTCAGCGtgaaaggcggcaccaccaaGGCTGCCAAAGCCGCCACCGGAGCCAGAGCCTCCCCTGCGAAGCCTGCTCCCACCAGAAAGCGTGCTGCCGCCGCACCTGCTCCCAAGACGCCCCACAAGTCCCCCACCAAGAAGCAGAAGGTCAAGGGGGAGCCGGACGTCACCTCGCTCGATGATGAGCCCGAGCTCGTCTTCCCCCTTGATGATTCCCCCGCCTTGCCCAAGGTTCTCGATTCGTCCGAGGTTgtcacctcatcctccgacGTCGACTCACCTGAAGTTAACTACGATACtctcgacgaggaggccCCCAAGCCGAAGGCGAACTCGCcctggaagaagatggctgGCCAGATTGGTGGGCCGGGCCAGTGGTCGAACCTCATGACTGGCGAGAGGGCCAAGTTGAAGTCCAAGAACGACCAGGTCATGGCCCAGCACGCGGCCAACGGCAACGTTATCGATCTCGActgttcctcttctcccgATAATGCGCTCCCTGGTCTCCACGATTCTGCCTCTTCTACACCCACTCGCCCCCAGTACATCAAGAAACAGGGCGGTGCTCAACCCCCTAGCACCCCGGGCTTCAAATTCGACAACATTGACATCAACGAcggtggcgatgaggatgacgagatggaggatgatgatgaggatgatggtgctATTTGA
- a CDS encoding uncharacterized protein (EggNog:ENOG503NZD3; COG:S): MKVTNSLAAVLASAGLSEAFWRMECRGRAGLARLDPIVAPGRVSQHAHAIFGSSGFSMNSGHAELAAGSCTSCAAVEDKSAYWSPQMYFKHEDGTFEEVTQAGGMLAYYLLNKDAGNPDKGVKAFPNGFRMVAGDSNRRNYSIGSRNFKDADPEKSLWAMLGETSQEDLAQRAVGFNCLDYNKTPEGALVRHYLPEKGYLDGNCPDGIRLELMFPSCWNGKDLDSANHKSHVAYPDLITDGWCPKGFDTKLPSLMFEIIYETNKFKGIPGEFVMANGDAQGFGFHGDFASGWDEEFLQDAVETCTDPSGLLSACPLFNLQSEDEQRQCQIELPEDLVNEKVTGKRGKSLPGDVPIRYGPAPANVQAPGADQTSHIPVPTVTYQPAESSAYQPGGIFNGDAPSSNSSSSSEEVKVTALAQPEPEPEPEPTPTPTPTPSEAPLPSGYELVRTEYVTNGKVVSKIVVIETVEYVMLAAATEIETVTVTATLDAQKARRGLNHLHRHRHAGSH, from the exons ATGAAAGTCACAAACTCTCTCGCCGCGGTTCTCGCCTCCGCCGGCCTCTCTGAGGCCTTCTGGCGCATGGAGTGCCGTGGTCGCGCAGGCTTGGCCCGTTTGGATCCCATTGTCGCCCCTGGCAGGGTTTCTCAGCACGCCCATGCTATCTTTGGTTCCAGTG GTTTCTCCATGAACTCGGGACACGCTGAGCTCGCTGCTGGCTCGTGCACCTCGTGCGCCGCTGTCGAGGACAAGTCGGCCTACTGGTCTCCCCAGATGTACTTCAAGCACGAGGATGGCACCTTTGAGGAGGTCACACAGGCGGGTGGTATGCTCGCATACTATCTCCTCAACAAGGACGCTGGCAATCCAGACAAGGGTGTCAAGGCCTTCCCCAACGGCTTCCGCATGGTTGCCGGCGACAGCAACCGCCGCAACTACTCTATCGGCAGCCGCAACTTCAAGGATGCCGATCCCGAGAAGTCTCTATGGGCCATGCTCGGCGAAACGAGCCAGGAAGATCTCGCCCAGCGTGCTGTCGGCTTCAACTGCCTCGACTACAATAAAACCCCCGAGGGTGCCTTGGTGCGCCACTATCTCCCCGAGAAGGGTTACCTCGATGGCAACTGCCCCGACGGCATCCGTTTGGAGCTCATGTTCCCTTCGTGCTGGAATGGCAAGGACTTGGACTCGGCCAACCACAAGTCTCACGTCGCATATCCCGACCTTATTACGGATGGGTGGTGCCCCAAGGGATTTGACACCAAGCTTCCCAGTCTGATGTTCGAAATCATCTACGAGACCAACAAGTTCAAGGGAATCCCTGGCGAGTTTGTCATGGCCAACGGTGATGCTCAGG GTTTCGGTTTCCACGGTGACTTCGCCAGCGGCTGGGACGAGGAGTTCCTCCAGGATGCTGTCGAGACTTGCACTGACCCCAGCGGTTTGCTTTCGGCTTGCCCCTTGTTCAACCTTCAGAGCGAGGATGAGCAGCGCCAGTGCCAGATTGAGCTCCCCGAGGATCTCGTCAACGAGAAGGTCACTGGAAAGCGCGGCAAATCTCTTCCCGGAGATGTTCCTATCCGCTATGGGCCGGCTCCTGCTAATGTCCAGGCCCCAGGAGCGGACCAGACCAGCCACATTCCGGTTCCCACCGTCACCTACCAGCCTGCCGAGTCCTCTGCCTACCAACCCGGCGGTATCTTCAACGGCGACGCTCCCAGCTCCAACTCGAGCTCAAGCTctgaggaggtcaaggtcaCTGCCCTTGCTcagcccgagcccgagcccgagcctgAGCCGACCCCTACTCCCACCCCTACCCCCTCCGaggctcccctcccctccggcTACGAACTCGTTCGCACCGAGTATGTCACCAACGGCAAGGTTGTCAGCAAGATTGTCGTCATCGAGACCGTCGAGTACGTCATGCTGGCTGCTGCCACCGAGATTGAGACCGTCACCGTAACAGCCACTCTTGATGCCCAGAAGGCTCGCCGCGggctcaaccacctccaccgccacagGCACGCGGGATCGCACTAA